Within the Debaryomyces hansenii CBS767 chromosome E complete sequence genome, the region TTATTTTTGTATTCCATTGTATTAAATTGCATAATAAGTGggattatcaatataacACCTACTTCAACCTTTTCTTCGGTGTCATGGCGATGGTTTTATGGATCGCACATGCTATGCGGGTCAGAAGTATATACAGCAAGGATTTTCGCATGTACAATAACTCCATGCAGTTGTTACCCTTTGAAACAAAGCTCTTATCGAAGCTCAACTACTTGTCATTATCGGAAACAAAATTTATCCCAATCCTACCTGTATTGTTGAACTTATGGCTCCTAATAGGCATGTCGTTCGAATTATTAGACTTTTCTCCATGGCTGAGACTTCTTGACGCTCATGCAATCTGGCATTTATTCACAATCATTCCCCCTATCTTTTGGTATGACTGGAACATTTGGGACATAGagttgatgaaattgaccGGTGTCTAATCGATTTTTCGTTATCTGTTCAGCATAGTATAATCAACACGAACCTTTCCATATCTGGCCGTAGCATGTATCAACTGCGTTTAGCACCCACGATTTCCGcttatttatcaataatccTACAATCACAAATGCAATCATTCCTAGTATTATATTGCTCCCCGATGAGCTACTGTAGTCGTCGTTACTTTGCAAAAAGGGAAGGACTGATTGCAAGTTCCCGGTATTATAGTACTCGTGCTCCTTTAACAACAAAGGATCTGAAGAGGGTGATGGTGCCATGGTAAGATTTACTGATGCTATTAAGTTTCGGATAGTCAATTCTTGAGGATACTACACTATTTAT harbors:
- a CDS encoding DEHA2E22660p (no similarity); this translates as MAPSPSSDPLLLKEHEYYNTGNLQSVLPFLQSNDDYSSSSGSNIILGMIAFVIVGLLINKRKSWVLNAVDTCYGQIWKGSC